A genome region from Musa acuminata AAA Group cultivar baxijiao chromosome BXJ3-5, Cavendish_Baxijiao_AAA, whole genome shotgun sequence includes the following:
- the LOC103985640 gene encoding 14 kDa proline-rich protein DC2.15-like, whose product MAATMLSTSVAFFLALSLLFLTLTNVRGLCPMPRPPPIRRPPPIPRPPPIVRPPPPSVKCPVDTLKFAACANVLSGLINFEIGTPPKEPCCSLLGGLADAEAALCLCTALKANVLGLNLNIPISLSLLVNYCGNGVPAGFQCP is encoded by the coding sequence ATGGCCGCCACCATGCTCTCGACCTCGGTCGCCTTCTTCCTCGCGCTCAGCCTCCTCTTCCTCACTCTCACCAACGTCCGTGGCTTGTGCCCTATGCCTAGGCCGCCACCGATCCGGAGGCCGCCACCGATCCCGAGGCCGCCACCGATCGTGAGGCCGCCACCGCCCAGTGTTAAATGCCCCGTCGACACCCTCAAGTTTGCCGCCTGCGCCAACGTGCTCAGCGGCTTGATCAACTTCGAGATCGGCACGCCGCCGAAGGAGCCCTGCTGCAGTCTACTGGGAGGGCTCGCCGACGCCGAGGCCGCCCTCTGCCTGTGCACCGCCCTCAAGGCCAACGTCCTCGGCCTCAACCTTAACATACCCATCAGCCTCAGCCTGCTCGTGAACTACTGTGGCAATGGCGTGCCCGCCGGCTTCCAGTGCCCCTAG
- the LOC103985641 gene encoding oxysterol-binding protein-related protein 2A isoform X3 has protein sequence MQNDVSISTEKLRDRMQAEGLDKSLIEDCERIMNSEFSEYHRQLKLRYEEHFNSISTFHQQLEEIDVEDLATSEGQLQLTKYDYSSSGHEKYNEYSTTESSDDVEKQELDELSDEDELSFFDTNECFGDSAITCASKVTASNDFDRISVMEYNHFDSKIMDVESQLEYQNMLLHIRWRKKLPDPIEKEKSVSLWSMIKDNVGKDLTRVCLPVYFNEPLSSLQKCFEDLEYSYLLDQAYEYGKKGNSLMRILNVAAFAVSGYSSSDGRLCKPFNPLLGETYEADYPEKGVRFFAEKVSHHPMLIACHCEGRGWKFWGDSNLRSKFWGQSIQLDPVGVLTLEFDDGEIFQWSKVTTTIYNLILGKVYCNHHGTMNILGNQQYSCKLKFKEQSLLDRNPRQVQGFVEDIKGTKVATLLGKWDHSMYYSLSDKILKSKGSVLTENSALLWKRNKPPIDPTRYNLTSFAITLNELTSELTEKLPPTDSRLRPDQRYLENGEYEKANAEKLRLENRQRMSRKLQENGWKPRWFRRDSEHETFHYIGGYWEAREKNKWEDCMDIFGEFPNDAMVVP, from the exons ATGCAGAATGATGTATCGATTTCAACTGAAAAGCTTAGAGATCGAATGCAAGCTGAAGGATTAGATAAGTCACTCATCGAGGACTGCGAGCGGATTATGAATTCAGAGTTTTCCGAGTACCACAGACAACTGAAGCTTCGATATGAAGAGCACTTCAACTCTATTAGTACATTTCATCAACAGCTGGAG GAAATTGATGTAGAAGATCTGGCAACTAGTGAAGGCCAATTGCAGTTAACTAAGTATGACTACTCCAGTTCtgggcatgaaaaatataatg AGTACAGTACCACTGAATCATCTGATGATGTTGAAAAGCAAGAGCTTGATGAATTGTCGGATGAAGATGAGCTTTCCTTTTTTGACACAAATGAGTGCTTTGGTGATTCTGCAATTACCTGTGCTTCTAAAGTAACAGCCTCAAATGATTTTGATAGGATTTCTGTAATGGAGTATAACCATTTTGATTCAAAGATAATGGATGTTGAGTCACAGCTTGAATATCAGAACATGCTGCTACATATTAGGTGGCGGAAGAAATTACCGGACCCTATTGAGAAGGAGAAAAGTGTTAGCCTTTGGTCAATGATCAAAGATAATGTTGGAAAGGATCTTACAAGAGTATGCCTTCCTGTTTACTTTAATGAACCGTTGTCTTCACTTCAGAAATGCTTTGAAGACTTGGAGTACTCATATCTATTGGATCAAGCATATGAATATGGGAAAAAG GGGAACAGTCTTATGAGAATTCTGAATGTAGCTGCCTTTGCAGTCTCTGGATATTCTTCTAGTGATGGTCGTCTTTGCAAACCTTTCAATCCTTTGTTAGGAGAAACATATGAAGCAGACTACCCTGAAAAAGGAGTCCGCTTCTTTGCTGAAAAG GTTAGTCACCATCCTATGCTCATCGCCTGCCATTGTGAAGGCAGAGGTTGGAAATTCTGGGGAGACAGCAACCTCAGGAGTAAATTTTGGGGGCAATCCATACAACTAGATCCTGTTGGTGTATTGACGTTGGAATTTGATGATGGTGAAATTTTTCAATGGAGCAAG GTCACAACAACCATCTATAACCTAATCCTCGGTAAGGTATACTGCAATCACCATGGTACAATGAACATCTTGGGCAACCAGCAATATTCTTGTAAATTGAAGTTCAAAGAGCAGTCACTCCTTGACCGCAACCCTCGCCAG GTGCAAGGCTTTGTTGAGGATATTAAGGGAACAAAAGTTGCTACTTTGTTAGGAAAATGGGATCACAGCATGTACTACTCACTGAGTGACAAAATCTTGAAGTCCAAGGGCTCTGTTTTGACAGAAAATTCAGCGTTGTTATGGAAAAGGAATAAACCTCCAATTGATCCCACTCGATACAATTTGACATCATTCGCTATTACACTAAACGAGCTGACATCAGAACTGACG GAAAAACTTCCACCTACTGATTCAAGACTCCGGCCAGATCAGCGATATCTTGAGAATGGGGAGTATGAAAAGGCAAATGCAGAAAAACTACGATTGGAGAATAGGCAACGGATG TCAAGGAAGTTGCAGGAGAACGGGTGGAAGCCGAGATGGTTTCGAAGGGATAGCGAGCACGAGACGTTCCATTACATAGGTGGATACTGGGAAGCAAGGGAGAAGAACAAATGGGAAGATTGCATGGACATATTTGGTGAGTTCCCCAATGATGCGATGGTTGTACCCTAG
- the LOC103985641 gene encoding oxysterol-binding protein-related protein 1B isoform X2: MRAREMPHPLCCISIDCPGLGARSPEPDNPTPDPDGAGEGPSSAAVAGILCKWTNIGKGWRYRWFSLQSGVLSYSKIRRGDPPLVPEGSGGVRLIGRTAALFSQAAAASATACRKPRKPVRVVHLKNDVSISTEKLRDRMQAEGLDKSLIEDCERIMNSEFSEYHRQLKLRYEEHFNSISTFHQQLEEIDVEDLATSEGQLQLTKYDYSSSGHEKYNEYSTTESSDDVEKQELDELSDEDELSFFDTNECFGDSAITCASKVTASNDFDRISVMEYNHFDSKIMDVESQLEYQNMLLHIRWRKKLPDPIEKEKSVSLWSMIKDNVGKDLTRVCLPVYFNEPLSSLQKCFEDLEYSYLLDQAYEYGKKGNSLMRILNVAAFAVSGYSSSDGRLCKPFNPLLGETYEADYPEKGVRFFAEKVSHHPMLIACHCEGRGWKFWGDSNLRSKFWGQSIQLDPVGVLTLEFDDGEIFQWSKVTTTIYNLILGKVYCNHHGTMNILGNQQYSCKLKFKEQSLLDRNPRQVQGFVEDIKGTKVATLLGKWDHSMYYSLSDKILKSKGSVLTENSALLWKRNKPPIDPTRYNLTSFAITLNELTSELTEKLPPTDSRLRPDQRYLENGEYEKANAEKLRLENRQRMSRKLQENGWKPRWFRRDSEHETFHYIGGYWEAREKNKWEDCMDIFGEFPNDAMVVP, encoded by the exons ATGCGGGCGCGGGAGATGCCGCACCCACTGTGCTGCATCTCCATCGACTGCCCCGGGCTCGGCGCGCGTTCGCCGGAGCCGGACAACCCGACGCCCGACCCCGACGGCGCGGGCGAGGGCCCCTCGTCCGCCGCCGTCGCTGGGATCCTCTGCAAGTGGACCAACATCGGCAAGGGGTGGCGGTACCGGTGGTTCTCCCTCCAGAGCGGCGTCCTCTCCTACTCCAAGATCCGCCGGGGGGACCCGCCGCTGGTGCCCGAGGGTTCCGGTGGCGTCCGCCTCATCGGGAGAACCGCCGCTCTGTTTTCCCAGGCTGCCGCCGCTTCCGCCACAGCTTGCCGCAAGCCCCGGAAGCCGGTGCGCGTCGTCCACCTGAAG AATGATGTATCGATTTCAACTGAAAAGCTTAGAGATCGAATGCAAGCTGAAGGATTAGATAAGTCACTCATCGAGGACTGCGAGCGGATTATGAATTCAGAGTTTTCCGAGTACCACAGACAACTGAAGCTTCGATATGAAGAGCACTTCAACTCTATTAGTACATTTCATCAACAGCTGGAG GAAATTGATGTAGAAGATCTGGCAACTAGTGAAGGCCAATTGCAGTTAACTAAGTATGACTACTCCAGTTCtgggcatgaaaaatataatg AGTACAGTACCACTGAATCATCTGATGATGTTGAAAAGCAAGAGCTTGATGAATTGTCGGATGAAGATGAGCTTTCCTTTTTTGACACAAATGAGTGCTTTGGTGATTCTGCAATTACCTGTGCTTCTAAAGTAACAGCCTCAAATGATTTTGATAGGATTTCTGTAATGGAGTATAACCATTTTGATTCAAAGATAATGGATGTTGAGTCACAGCTTGAATATCAGAACATGCTGCTACATATTAGGTGGCGGAAGAAATTACCGGACCCTATTGAGAAGGAGAAAAGTGTTAGCCTTTGGTCAATGATCAAAGATAATGTTGGAAAGGATCTTACAAGAGTATGCCTTCCTGTTTACTTTAATGAACCGTTGTCTTCACTTCAGAAATGCTTTGAAGACTTGGAGTACTCATATCTATTGGATCAAGCATATGAATATGGGAAAAAG GGGAACAGTCTTATGAGAATTCTGAATGTAGCTGCCTTTGCAGTCTCTGGATATTCTTCTAGTGATGGTCGTCTTTGCAAACCTTTCAATCCTTTGTTAGGAGAAACATATGAAGCAGACTACCCTGAAAAAGGAGTCCGCTTCTTTGCTGAAAAG GTTAGTCACCATCCTATGCTCATCGCCTGCCATTGTGAAGGCAGAGGTTGGAAATTCTGGGGAGACAGCAACCTCAGGAGTAAATTTTGGGGGCAATCCATACAACTAGATCCTGTTGGTGTATTGACGTTGGAATTTGATGATGGTGAAATTTTTCAATGGAGCAAG GTCACAACAACCATCTATAACCTAATCCTCGGTAAGGTATACTGCAATCACCATGGTACAATGAACATCTTGGGCAACCAGCAATATTCTTGTAAATTGAAGTTCAAAGAGCAGTCACTCCTTGACCGCAACCCTCGCCAG GTGCAAGGCTTTGTTGAGGATATTAAGGGAACAAAAGTTGCTACTTTGTTAGGAAAATGGGATCACAGCATGTACTACTCACTGAGTGACAAAATCTTGAAGTCCAAGGGCTCTGTTTTGACAGAAAATTCAGCGTTGTTATGGAAAAGGAATAAACCTCCAATTGATCCCACTCGATACAATTTGACATCATTCGCTATTACACTAAACGAGCTGACATCAGAACTGACG GAAAAACTTCCACCTACTGATTCAAGACTCCGGCCAGATCAGCGATATCTTGAGAATGGGGAGTATGAAAAGGCAAATGCAGAAAAACTACGATTGGAGAATAGGCAACGGATG TCAAGGAAGTTGCAGGAGAACGGGTGGAAGCCGAGATGGTTTCGAAGGGATAGCGAGCACGAGACGTTCCATTACATAGGTGGATACTGGGAAGCAAGGGAGAAGAACAAATGGGAAGATTGCATGGACATATTTGGTGAGTTCCCCAATGATGCGATGGTTGTACCCTAG
- the LOC103985641 gene encoding oxysterol-binding protein-related protein 2A isoform X1, with translation MRAREMPHPLCCISIDCPGLGARSPEPDNPTPDPDGAGEGPSSAAVAGILCKWTNIGKGWRYRWFSLQSGVLSYSKIRRGDPPLVPEGSGGVRLIGRTAALFSQAAAASATACRKPRKPVRVVHLKISSFRESKTDDRRFYIFCPTKTLHLRTDLSIDRVAWIQALILATKETSIYRGISFMQNDVSISTEKLRDRMQAEGLDKSLIEDCERIMNSEFSEYHRQLKLRYEEHFNSISTFHQQLEEIDVEDLATSEGQLQLTKYDYSSSGHEKYNEYSTTESSDDVEKQELDELSDEDELSFFDTNECFGDSAITCASKVTASNDFDRISVMEYNHFDSKIMDVESQLEYQNMLLHIRWRKKLPDPIEKEKSVSLWSMIKDNVGKDLTRVCLPVYFNEPLSSLQKCFEDLEYSYLLDQAYEYGKKGNSLMRILNVAAFAVSGYSSSDGRLCKPFNPLLGETYEADYPEKGVRFFAEKVSHHPMLIACHCEGRGWKFWGDSNLRSKFWGQSIQLDPVGVLTLEFDDGEIFQWSKVTTTIYNLILGKVYCNHHGTMNILGNQQYSCKLKFKEQSLLDRNPRQVQGFVEDIKGTKVATLLGKWDHSMYYSLSDKILKSKGSVLTENSALLWKRNKPPIDPTRYNLTSFAITLNELTSELTEKLPPTDSRLRPDQRYLENGEYEKANAEKLRLENRQRMSRKLQENGWKPRWFRRDSEHETFHYIGGYWEAREKNKWEDCMDIFGEFPNDAMVVP, from the exons ATGCGGGCGCGGGAGATGCCGCACCCACTGTGCTGCATCTCCATCGACTGCCCCGGGCTCGGCGCGCGTTCGCCGGAGCCGGACAACCCGACGCCCGACCCCGACGGCGCGGGCGAGGGCCCCTCGTCCGCCGCCGTCGCTGGGATCCTCTGCAAGTGGACCAACATCGGCAAGGGGTGGCGGTACCGGTGGTTCTCCCTCCAGAGCGGCGTCCTCTCCTACTCCAAGATCCGCCGGGGGGACCCGCCGCTGGTGCCCGAGGGTTCCGGTGGCGTCCGCCTCATCGGGAGAACCGCCGCTCTGTTTTCCCAGGCTGCCGCCGCTTCCGCCACAGCTTGCCGCAAGCCCCGGAAGCCGGTGCGCGTCGTCCACCTGAAG ATTTCATCATTTCGTGAAAGTAAGACAGATGACAGAAGATTCTATATATTCTGTCCAACAAAGACACTTCACTTGAGGACTGATTTGAGCATAGATCGTGTGGCCTGGATTCAGGCTTTGATTTTAGCAACAAAAGAAACTTCAATATATAGAGGAATATCTTTCATGCAGAATGATGTATCGATTTCAACTGAAAAGCTTAGAGATCGAATGCAAGCTGAAGGATTAGATAAGTCACTCATCGAGGACTGCGAGCGGATTATGAATTCAGAGTTTTCCGAGTACCACAGACAACTGAAGCTTCGATATGAAGAGCACTTCAACTCTATTAGTACATTTCATCAACAGCTGGAG GAAATTGATGTAGAAGATCTGGCAACTAGTGAAGGCCAATTGCAGTTAACTAAGTATGACTACTCCAGTTCtgggcatgaaaaatataatg AGTACAGTACCACTGAATCATCTGATGATGTTGAAAAGCAAGAGCTTGATGAATTGTCGGATGAAGATGAGCTTTCCTTTTTTGACACAAATGAGTGCTTTGGTGATTCTGCAATTACCTGTGCTTCTAAAGTAACAGCCTCAAATGATTTTGATAGGATTTCTGTAATGGAGTATAACCATTTTGATTCAAAGATAATGGATGTTGAGTCACAGCTTGAATATCAGAACATGCTGCTACATATTAGGTGGCGGAAGAAATTACCGGACCCTATTGAGAAGGAGAAAAGTGTTAGCCTTTGGTCAATGATCAAAGATAATGTTGGAAAGGATCTTACAAGAGTATGCCTTCCTGTTTACTTTAATGAACCGTTGTCTTCACTTCAGAAATGCTTTGAAGACTTGGAGTACTCATATCTATTGGATCAAGCATATGAATATGGGAAAAAG GGGAACAGTCTTATGAGAATTCTGAATGTAGCTGCCTTTGCAGTCTCTGGATATTCTTCTAGTGATGGTCGTCTTTGCAAACCTTTCAATCCTTTGTTAGGAGAAACATATGAAGCAGACTACCCTGAAAAAGGAGTCCGCTTCTTTGCTGAAAAG GTTAGTCACCATCCTATGCTCATCGCCTGCCATTGTGAAGGCAGAGGTTGGAAATTCTGGGGAGACAGCAACCTCAGGAGTAAATTTTGGGGGCAATCCATACAACTAGATCCTGTTGGTGTATTGACGTTGGAATTTGATGATGGTGAAATTTTTCAATGGAGCAAG GTCACAACAACCATCTATAACCTAATCCTCGGTAAGGTATACTGCAATCACCATGGTACAATGAACATCTTGGGCAACCAGCAATATTCTTGTAAATTGAAGTTCAAAGAGCAGTCACTCCTTGACCGCAACCCTCGCCAG GTGCAAGGCTTTGTTGAGGATATTAAGGGAACAAAAGTTGCTACTTTGTTAGGAAAATGGGATCACAGCATGTACTACTCACTGAGTGACAAAATCTTGAAGTCCAAGGGCTCTGTTTTGACAGAAAATTCAGCGTTGTTATGGAAAAGGAATAAACCTCCAATTGATCCCACTCGATACAATTTGACATCATTCGCTATTACACTAAACGAGCTGACATCAGAACTGACG GAAAAACTTCCACCTACTGATTCAAGACTCCGGCCAGATCAGCGATATCTTGAGAATGGGGAGTATGAAAAGGCAAATGCAGAAAAACTACGATTGGAGAATAGGCAACGGATG TCAAGGAAGTTGCAGGAGAACGGGTGGAAGCCGAGATGGTTTCGAAGGGATAGCGAGCACGAGACGTTCCATTACATAGGTGGATACTGGGAAGCAAGGGAGAAGAACAAATGGGAAGATTGCATGGACATATTTGGTGAGTTCCCCAATGATGCGATGGTTGTACCCTAG